The following coding sequences lie in one Verrucomicrobiia bacterium genomic window:
- a CDS encoding PAS domain S-box protein translates to MNVNLREPDAGLLAHALGAVHVGITICDDSGRIAWVNDAFTRICGYSAEEVAGQHTRIFKSGKQDPSCYAELWNTVLGGNVYVGELINRRKDGTLYHERNTITPVTDAEGRRWFVAMKEDVTHQNAAKQALARSDERFRLLFEHAPDAYYLHDLEGVFLDGNKGAEAMIGYTRAELIGKKFSEVELLPAEFLGCAPEWLEQSRLGRPVGPLDLALKHKSGHLVPVEIRTYPVEVQGQVCVLGIARDIRERKTTEMRRGILAQLSEQLNTVLDLRSAATVIATATHKLIEADACSIDLNDAQGSSARRLFSDTTFEGKLIPMTPGLEASLEHQERFSPPLVIPIRNAGKVLGSISVRRQKPADFTDEERERLALLADHCGPAVERIGTREALSESEANYRSLIERLPDAVIVHVDGRIVFANPAAVQLVGAVDANDIVGRSVFDFAVPETRMLVEERILNTRAGKVSPLLELNVRKLNGAQFRAEVMSIPFTFKSMPAVQTILRDVTERRHIEQQLQQAQKLEAIGTLAGGIAHDFNNILGGIMGYTQLARMDAADRKEIRDNLDRVLQAADRAKQLVAQILTFSRKHALVRRPLRLHTVVNETLQLLRAALPATIECVTSVDSEAPPVVADATQIHQVLMNLCTNAGHALGMSAGARLEVRLACESFAEGRPGPDPRLTSGVFVRLTVADNGPGIRPEHLPRIFEPFFTTKSPWEGTGLGLAVVHGIVQDHGGVVLVSSTPGEGARFDLYFPASDQNQDLQADIPRELPRGKGESILLIDDEFSLADSGRRILERLGYSVTVELDPGRAIARFCQAPEKFAMVMTDLTMPGMTGADVAAAVLRCKPEVKVIVSTGYSTPASRELLEQCGVRDFIMKPVSAETLASIVRNVFDRRLNTGRKGVNSG, encoded by the coding sequence ATGAACGTGAACTTAAGAGAGCCGGATGCGGGTTTGCTGGCGCACGCCCTCGGGGCGGTCCACGTGGGGATTACAATCTGCGATGATTCCGGGCGCATTGCCTGGGTGAACGACGCATTCACGCGGATATGCGGCTATTCGGCTGAAGAAGTGGCGGGCCAGCATACGCGCATTTTCAAATCTGGAAAACAGGATCCAAGTTGTTACGCCGAGTTGTGGAACACGGTGCTCGGCGGGAACGTTTACGTGGGCGAATTGATCAACCGCCGCAAGGATGGAACGCTTTACCACGAGCGAAATACGATCACCCCAGTCACGGACGCGGAGGGCCGCCGATGGTTTGTGGCCATGAAGGAGGACGTCACCCATCAGAACGCCGCCAAGCAAGCGCTCGCGCGATCGGACGAACGTTTTCGACTGCTGTTCGAGCACGCACCCGACGCTTATTACCTCCACGACCTGGAGGGAGTTTTTCTGGATGGCAACAAAGGCGCGGAAGCGATGATCGGCTACACGCGCGCCGAGTTGATCGGCAAGAAGTTTTCCGAGGTGGAGTTGCTTCCCGCAGAATTCCTTGGGTGCGCGCCTGAATGGCTGGAGCAAAGCCGTCTTGGCCGTCCTGTCGGTCCGCTGGACCTGGCCCTGAAACACAAAAGCGGCCATCTCGTTCCGGTAGAAATCCGCACCTATCCTGTCGAAGTCCAGGGACAGGTCTGCGTTCTGGGGATTGCTCGCGATATTCGTGAGCGAAAGACAACGGAGATGCGCCGCGGGATATTGGCGCAATTGAGCGAGCAACTAAATACCGTGCTGGACCTTCGCTCCGCGGCCACCGTGATTGCGACTGCAACGCACAAGCTCATCGAAGCAGATGCTTGTTCAATCGATCTAAACGATGCGCAGGGATCTTCCGCTCGCCGCCTGTTCTCCGACACCACGTTCGAGGGCAAGCTAATCCCCATGACACCCGGCCTCGAGGCATCCCTGGAACATCAGGAGCGCTTCAGCCCACCTCTCGTGATTCCCATTCGAAACGCCGGCAAGGTGCTCGGATCGATATCCGTGCGCCGCCAAAAGCCGGCTGATTTCACGGACGAAGAACGCGAACGGCTGGCCTTGCTGGCAGATCATTGCGGACCAGCTGTCGAACGCATCGGCACTCGGGAGGCGTTGAGTGAGAGCGAAGCCAATTACCGATCGTTGATCGAGCGTCTTCCCGATGCAGTGATCGTGCATGTGGACGGACGGATTGTCTTTGCCAATCCTGCTGCCGTGCAACTGGTCGGCGCGGTGGATGCGAATGACATCGTCGGCCGCAGCGTCTTTGATTTCGCGGTTCCGGAAACCAGGATGCTGGTGGAAGAGCGAATTCTCAACACGCGCGCGGGCAAGGTTAGCCCGCTTTTGGAATTGAACGTCAGAAAGCTCAACGGCGCGCAGTTCCGGGCGGAAGTGATGTCGATCCCGTTTACGTTCAAGTCCATGCCTGCCGTGCAGACCATTTTGCGCGACGTGACCGAGCGGCGTCACATCGAGCAGCAGCTCCAGCAGGCGCAGAAGCTTGAGGCTATCGGCACGCTGGCAGGCGGCATTGCGCATGATTTCAATAACATCCTCGGCGGCATCATGGGGTACACACAACTGGCGCGAATGGATGCGGCCGATCGAAAGGAGATCAGAGACAATCTGGACCGGGTTTTGCAGGCTGCGGATCGCGCGAAGCAATTGGTGGCGCAGATCCTTACATTCAGCCGGAAGCACGCTCTAGTACGCAGGCCATTGCGGCTGCACACCGTCGTGAACGAAACCTTACAGCTCCTGCGAGCTGCACTGCCAGCCACGATCGAATGCGTCACGTCGGTCGATTCCGAAGCTCCGCCCGTCGTGGCAGACGCCACCCAGATTCATCAGGTGCTCATGAATCTTTGCACGAATGCCGGACACGCGCTCGGAATGTCCGCGGGCGCCAGACTGGAGGTGCGCCTCGCGTGCGAATCTTTTGCGGAGGGCCGGCCAGGTCCCGACCCTCGCTTGACCAGTGGAGTCTTCGTGCGTCTCACAGTCGCAGACAACGGTCCCGGGATAAGGCCGGAACACTTGCCTCGAATCTTTGAACCCTTCTTCACCACCAAATCCCCCTGGGAAGGAACAGGGCTCGGCCTCGCCGTAGTTCATGGGATTGTTCAGGATCACGGTGGGGTTGTGCTCGTCTCAAGCACGCCCGGCGAGGGCGCCCGTTTTGATCTCTATTTTCCGGCGTCGGATCAGAACCAGGATTTGCAGGCAGATATCCCTCGCGAGTTGCCGCGCGGAAAGGGTGAATCGATCCTGCTGATCGATGACGAGTTTTCTCTCGCCGACTCGGGACGTCGGATCCTGGAGCGGCTCGGATATAGCGTCACGGTGGAACTGGACCCTGGCAGGGCAATCGCACGGTTTTGCCAGGCTCCGGAGAAGTTCGCAATGGTGATGACGGATTTAACGATGCCTGGAATGACAGGAGCGGATGTCGCGGCTGCGGTGCTGCGGTGCAAGCCAGAGGTCAAAGTGATTGTCAGCACGGGGTACAGCACCCCTGCGAGCCGCGAACTACTGGAACAGTGTGGTGTCCGGGATTTTATCATGAAGCCCGTATCTGCCGAAACCCTCGCGTCGATCGTGAGGAACGTTTTCGACCGGCGGTTGAATACTGGCCGCAAAGGAGTAAATAGCGGGTAG